A window of Nasonia vitripennis strain AsymCx chromosome 3 unlocalized genomic scaffold, Nvit_psr_1.1 chr3_random0004, whole genome shotgun sequence contains these coding sequences:
- the LOC100677843 gene encoding uncharacterized protein LOC100677843 isoform X2 produces the protein MNFGEKENFYEKHRYFFQGYSFKFEGLKPSLQTKFENVVTKLSGMVCNDALYTLCDESYFDRLENQKRADLFSINFILDSIMANDLLNIEIYRYTSTNLQQIESPCCLISKYVLRTYSCLRYYQENVRCERCCSFDNNKHNDDTNSKLCKKSKDKDETENVYQEELTKCNNEEINSIDEVEEIIQRKRKHAVVEILSPKKNKLSTVQINEDKKDVTEKRRRKAIIYVGDNAWKRVDVNHPMEQENIADNMDNSPEIQTKWWTCLPPPSQSKSVKERMYEKGERRRGHDYSMNEKRQMIAYLIMRNKINDCRMRDPWRQMQAEGYLSNRSVESLHNHFRKSILPNIHKFGLPEDIVLKF, from the exons ATGAATTTTGGAGAAAAAGAGAACTTTTACGAAAAGCACCGCTATTTCTTCCAAGGGTATTCCTTCAAATTTGAAGGCCTAAAGCCGTCGTTACAAACTAAATTCGAGAACGTTGTCACG AAACTAAGTGGTATGGTGTGTAATGATGCTCTTTATACGCTATGTGACGAGTCGTATTTCGATAGACTAGAAAATCAGAAAAGAGCTGATTTGTTTagtatcaattttattttggatTCTATAATGGCTAATGATCTACttaatattgaaatatatag GTATACGTCAACAAACTTGCAACAGATTGAAAGTCCTTGCTGTTTAATCAGTAAATATGTTTTAAGGACATATTCATGTCTCAg GTATTATCAGGAAAATGTGCGCTGTGAGAGATGTTGCagttttgataataataaacataatGATGACACAAATTCCAAACTTTGCAAAAAGTCTAAAGATAAAGATGAGACTGAAAATGTTTATCAAGAGGAATTGACAAA ATGCAATAATGAAGAAATCAATTCTATTGATGAGGTAGAGGAAATaattcaaagaaaaagaaaacatgcCGTAGTTGAAATTCTTTCCCCAAAAAAGAATAAGTTGTCAACAGTTCAAATAAATGAAGATAAGAAAGa TGTTACTGAAAAAAGAAGACGTAAGGCAATTATTTATGTTGGAGATAATGCGTGGAAAAGGGTAGACGTAAATCATCCTATGGAGCAAGAAAATATTGCTGATAACATGGATAATTCTCCAGAAATTCAAAC AAAGTGGTGGACATGTTTGCCACCACCCAGCCAATCAAAATCTGTCAAGGAACGAATGTATGAAAAAGGAGAAAGACGTCGAGG aCATGATTACAGCATGAACGAGAAGAGGCAGATGATTGCTTATTTAATTATGCGgaataaaattaatgattgCAGAATGCGTGATCCATGGCGTCAAATGCAAGCTGAAGGC TACTTAAGTAATCGATCTGTGGAATCCTTACACAACCATTTTAGGAAGAGTATTCTGCCTAATATTCACAAGTTCGGATTGCCAGAGGACATTgtattgaaattttaa
- the LOC100677843 gene encoding uncharacterized protein LOC100677843 isoform X1, which produces MNFGEKENFYEKHRYFFQGYSFKFEGLKPSLQTKFENVVTKLSGMVCNDALYTLCDESYFDRLENQKRADLFSINFILDSIMANDLLNIEIYRYTSTNLQQIESPCCLISKYVLRTYSCLRYYQENVRCERCCSFDNNKHNDDTNSKLCKKSKDKDETENVYQEELTKCNNEEINSIDEVEEIIQRKRKHAVVEILSPKKNKLSTVQINEDKKDVTEKRRRKAIIYVGDNAWKRVDVNHPMEQENIADNMDNSPEIQTRKWWTCLPPPSQSKSVKERMYEKGERRRGHDYSMNEKRQMIAYLIMRNKINDCRMRDPWRQMQAEGYLSNRSVESLHNHFRKSILPNIHKFGLPEDIVLKF; this is translated from the exons ATGAATTTTGGAGAAAAAGAGAACTTTTACGAAAAGCACCGCTATTTCTTCCAAGGGTATTCCTTCAAATTTGAAGGCCTAAAGCCGTCGTTACAAACTAAATTCGAGAACGTTGTCACG AAACTAAGTGGTATGGTGTGTAATGATGCTCTTTATACGCTATGTGACGAGTCGTATTTCGATAGACTAGAAAATCAGAAAAGAGCTGATTTGTTTagtatcaattttattttggatTCTATAATGGCTAATGATCTACttaatattgaaatatatag GTATACGTCAACAAACTTGCAACAGATTGAAAGTCCTTGCTGTTTAATCAGTAAATATGTTTTAAGGACATATTCATGTCTCAg GTATTATCAGGAAAATGTGCGCTGTGAGAGATGTTGCagttttgataataataaacataatGATGACACAAATTCCAAACTTTGCAAAAAGTCTAAAGATAAAGATGAGACTGAAAATGTTTATCAAGAGGAATTGACAAA ATGCAATAATGAAGAAATCAATTCTATTGATGAGGTAGAGGAAATaattcaaagaaaaagaaaacatgcCGTAGTTGAAATTCTTTCCCCAAAAAAGAATAAGTTGTCAACAGTTCAAATAAATGAAGATAAGAAAGa TGTTACTGAAAAAAGAAGACGTAAGGCAATTATTTATGTTGGAGATAATGCGTGGAAAAGGGTAGACGTAAATCATCCTATGGAGCAAGAAAATATTGCTGATAACATGGATAATTCTCCAGAAATTCAAAC AAGAAAGTGGTGGACATGTTTGCCACCACCCAGCCAATCAAAATCTGTCAAGGAACGAATGTATGAAAAAGGAGAAAGACGTCGAGG aCATGATTACAGCATGAACGAGAAGAGGCAGATGATTGCTTATTTAATTATGCGgaataaaattaatgattgCAGAATGCGTGATCCATGGCGTCAAATGCAAGCTGAAGGC TACTTAAGTAATCGATCTGTGGAATCCTTACACAACCATTTTAGGAAGAGTATTCTGCCTAATATTCACAAGTTCGGATTGCCAGAGGACATTgtattgaaattttaa